The following are encoded together in the Candidatus Omnitrophota bacterium genome:
- the rpoN gene encoding RNA polymerase sigma-54 factor gives MMQTKQRTELRRLLVPALSNSLNVLALPLSEIEGLIEKELESNPALEEKPSYSASGGSLAKGFRPASPLSLKKFTDEDVKFQLESVTKKTSLQDCLLRQLGIFVSDDGDFRIGEEIIGNIDENGYLKASFDEIASSCAVPAGTVERILKIIHEFEPAGVGARSVKECLLIQLDQNSDTNPILREIVEKHLDNVAKKNFKVIAKDLNQDPGLIEELAHKILRLDPKPGRNYSTEEDQRIRPDARIEIHSDDIEVIINDESLPKIDINKEYKAMLKDKSLDPNLRKFITEKIKAANDILRAISKRKSTLKLILEVIADIQCEAIKNEEFSLLKPLTFKEVAQRINMHETTVCRAIMNKYVKTPWSMVAIKDFFPSKVFDTNGQSVSCNQAKKLIKDCIDIEDKSHPLSDKQIAELIHKNSNIKVSRRTVTKYRQDLKILSTVFRRKR, from the coding sequence ATGATGCAAACAAAACAACGCACAGAATTACGCAGATTATTGGTACCAGCGCTTTCCAATTCTTTAAACGTTTTAGCGCTGCCCCTGAGCGAAATTGAAGGCCTTATTGAAAAGGAGCTGGAATCAAATCCTGCCCTTGAAGAAAAGCCTTCTTATAGCGCCTCTGGCGGATCTTTAGCCAAGGGTTTCCGGCCAGCCTCTCCCCTATCGCTTAAAAAATTTACTGATGAAGACGTCAAATTCCAGCTTGAATCTGTCACTAAGAAAACCTCCTTGCAGGATTGCCTGCTTAGGCAATTAGGGATATTTGTTTCTGATGATGGTGACTTCAGGATTGGTGAAGAAATCATAGGCAATATTGATGAAAACGGCTACCTAAAAGCCAGCTTTGATGAGATAGCCTCCTCCTGCGCTGTCCCTGCCGGGACTGTTGAGCGCATCTTAAAGATAATACACGAATTTGAGCCTGCTGGCGTGGGAGCGCGCTCTGTGAAAGAGTGCCTTCTTATACAGCTTGACCAAAATAGCGATACAAATCCTATACTAAGAGAAATTGTTGAAAAACACCTGGATAACGTAGCAAAAAAGAATTTTAAAGTAATCGCAAAAGACCTGAATCAGGACCCTGGTTTAATTGAAGAACTTGCGCATAAAATCCTTAGGCTTGACCCTAAACCCGGAAGAAACTATTCCACAGAAGAAGATCAAAGGATCAGGCCGGATGCAAGAATCGAAATTCATAGTGATGATATAGAGGTAATAATAAATGATGAAAGCCTGCCTAAAATTGATATAAACAAAGAATACAAAGCAATGCTTAAGGATAAAAGCCTTGACCCTAATTTAAGAAAATTCATAACCGAAAAGATTAAAGCCGCTAATGATATACTCAGGGCTATCTCAAAGAGAAAATCGACATTAAAGCTGATTTTGGAAGTAATAGCAGATATTCAATGCGAGGCTATAAAAAATGAAGAATTTTCTCTGCTAAAACCGCTTACATTTAAAGAAGTGGCGCAAAGAATCAATATGCACGAAACTACTGTCTGCCGGGCCATAATGAACAAATATGTAAAAACACCCTGGTCAATGGTTGCAATCAAAGATTTTTTCCCAAGCAAAGTCTTTGATACCAATGGCCAGTCAGTCTCATGCAACCAGGCAAAAAAATTAATTAAAGATTGTATTGATATTGAGGATAAATCCCACCCATTAAGCGACAAGCAGATTGCTGAGCTTATCCATAAAAATTCCAATATAAAGGTATCCAGGAGGACTGTAACAAAATACAGGCAGGACTTAAAGATACTTTCTACGGTATTTAGAAGGAAACGCTAG
- a CDS encoding GAF domain-containing protein, with the protein MAENNNPRWHRLSFEDLINLKEWQVIQDNFSAITNVTIRTLDVNGKPLTTPSSEPRLCRELIKDIKIKDEICGLCLPSFLGGKAHVDKNLTFLCRADLRNFIAPLRIDGKVVGYVLVGPLVLVMRKPKDEYRKVAEELNIEFEKFWNAFIEIKVTSFFAAQSMIEVIKNVAEYSLNLSYEKFKNEALSVNPLRSPNLLDALLEVASQVSQADIGSVMMLNADTNEFTIEAAKGLSEDVVRKTRVSLGHGISGIVAESGKPLVIDDKIQNDRLRGLLQRPQLGSSMIIPIKSREKVQGVMNLAAFRDSGVRFDMDKANLVKNLIDLATIAIN; encoded by the coding sequence ATGGCAGAGAACAATAACCCCAGATGGCATAGGCTGTCGTTTGAAGACCTCATAAATCTAAAGGAGTGGCAGGTAATACAGGATAATTTTTCGGCTATTACAAATGTAACGATTCGCACTCTTGATGTTAATGGTAAACCGTTAACTACCCCCAGTTCAGAGCCCCGCCTTTGCAGGGAATTAATAAAAGACATAAAAATAAAAGATGAAATATGCGGATTGTGCCTACCGAGTTTCCTTGGCGGAAAGGCACATGTTGATAAAAACCTTACTTTCTTATGCAGGGCAGATTTGCGAAATTTTATTGCCCCGTTGCGTATTGATGGCAAAGTAGTCGGATATGTGCTTGTAGGCCCGCTTGTTTTGGTTATGCGCAAGCCCAAAGATGAATACCGCAAAGTTGCCGAAGAGCTTAATATTGAATTTGAGAAATTCTGGAATGCATTTATTGAAATCAAAGTTACATCATTCTTTGCGGCGCAGTCCATGATTGAAGTAATAAAGAACGTGGCAGAATACAGCTTGAATCTGTCATACGAGAAATTCAAGAATGAAGCGCTTTCTGTAAATCCCTTAAGGTCGCCTAATCTGCTTGATGCTTTACTTGAAGTCGCTTCTCAGGTAAGTCAGGCAGATATTGGTTCTGTGATGATGCTTAATGCTGATACTAACGAATTCACTATAGAGGCTGCTAAAGGCCTTTCTGAAGATGTTGTAAGAAAAACAAGGGTCAGCCTTGGGCATGGTATATCCGGTATTGTCGCTGAAAGCGGCAAGCCGCTTGTAATTGATGATAAGATTCAAAATGACAGGTTAAGAGGTTTGTTACAGCGCCCGCAGCTTGGTTCTTCTATGATTATACCCATTAAGAGCAGGGAGAAGGTGCAGGGCGTTATGAATTTAGCTGCTTTTAGGGATTCAGGGGTCAGGTTTGACATGGATAAGGCAAATTTAGTCAAAAACCTGATAGATCTTGCCACGATAGCTATAAATTAG
- a CDS encoding DUF134 domain-containing protein, translating into MKPKGRPKKYRIIRQDPRISQFSPRGKPGRPDEVCLTMDEFEAIRLSDRLNKPQKEAAQSMKVSQQTFSRILRKARIKIADSITNGKIIKIQGGFYALVSNKKNTSSQLQESQEINKLT; encoded by the coding sequence ATGAAACCTAAAGGCAGGCCAAAGAAATACCGGATTATACGACAGGATCCAAGGATATCCCAATTTAGCCCCAGAGGCAAGCCTGGGAGGCCTGATGAAGTATGCCTTACTATGGATGAATTTGAGGCTATAAGGCTTTCTGACAGGCTTAATAAGCCGCAAAAAGAGGCTGCCCAGTCAATGAAGGTTTCCCAGCAGACATTCAGCCGTATCTTGAGAAAGGCCCGGATAAAGATAGCAGATAGTATTACTAACGGCAAAATCATAAAAATACAAGGCGGGTTCTACGCGCTTGTTTCTAATAAGAAAAATACCTCCAGCCAGCTTCAGGAATCCCAGGAAATTAATAAATTAACTTGA